From the Ctenopharyngodon idella isolate HZGC_01 chromosome 3, HZGC01, whole genome shotgun sequence genome, one window contains:
- the LOC127509466 gene encoding gastrula zinc finger protein XlCGF57.1-like isoform X1: MVFVKEESEEDMSEPEPWRIKHEEQGGLMKVKEEKPDLNEVEEKYQLQKAHDVTAEEKPLSSSKTENSCSQSSIQITEVTRLFTCSECGKTFKHKRSLKTHMIIHTEKNPFTCSQCGKSFTKKGHLNDHLLIHTLEKPFTCPQCGKTFTLKGNLKSHMLIHSGKRPFTCSQCGKSFTCKGQLNDHLVIHTSGKPFTCPQCGKTFTRKGSLKTHILIHVGKRPFTCSQCGKSFTCKGQLNYHLVTHTSEKPFTCPKCGNTFTRKENLKKHMLIHTGIKPFTCSQCGKSFTQKGHLKDHLLIHTSEKPFTCSQCGKSFTRKKNLKIHMLIHTGKKPFSCSQCGKSFTQKVHLNVHLVTHTSEKPFTCSQCGNSFTRKENLKNHIGTYHLLIHTSEKPFTCSQCGKTFTCKRSLKKHMLIHT; encoded by the coding sequence gcCTGATGAAAGTGAAAGAAGAAAAACCAGATCTGAATGAAGTGGAGGAGAAATATCAGCTTCAGAAAGCTCATGATGTCACCGCTGAAGAAAAACCATTAAGTTCCTCCAAAActgaaaacagttgctcacAAAGCAGCATTCAAATAACAGAAGTCACAAGACTTTTCACCTGCTCTGAGTGTGGAAAGACttttaaacataaaagaagCCTTAAGACTCACATGATaattcacacagaaaaaaatcctTTCACCTGCtcccagtgtggaaagagttttacaaAGAAAGGACACCTTAATGATCATTTGTTAATTCACACTTTagaaaagcctttcacctgccctcagtgtggaaaaacTTTCACACTTAAAGGAAACCTTAAGAGTCACATGTTGATTCATAGTGGAAAAAGGCCTTTCACCTGctctcaatgtggaaagagttttacatgTAAAGGACAACTTAATGATCATTTGGTAATTCACACTTCAGGAAAACCTTTCACCTGCCCGCAGTGTGGAAAAACTTTCACACGTAAAGGAAGCCTTAAGACTCACATATTGATTCATGTTGGAAAAAGGCCTttcacctgctctcagtgtggaaagagttttacatgTAAAGGACAACTTAATTATCATTTGGTAACTCACACTTCagaaaagcctttcacctgccctaAGTGTGGAAACACTTTCACACGTAAAGAAAACCTTAAGAAGCACATGTTAATACATACCGGAataaagcctttcacctgctctcagtgtggaaagagttttacacagAAAGGACACCTTAAGGATCATTTGTTAATTCATACTTCAGAAAAGCCTTTTACCTGCTCtcaatgtggaaaaagtttcacacgtaaaaaaaaccttaagattcacatgttaattcatactggaaaaaagcctttcagctgctcacagtgtggaaagagttttacacagAAAGTACACCTTAATGTTCATTTGGTAACTCACACTTCTgaaaagcctttcacctgctctcagtgtggaaactCTTTCACACGTAAAGAAAACCTTAAGAATCACATTGGTACGTATCATTTGTTAATTCACACTTCAGAAAAGCCTTTTACCTGCTCTCAATGTGGAAAGACTTTCACATGTAAAAGAAGCCTGAAGAAGCACATGTTGATTCATACTTGA